The following are encoded together in the Lepidochelys kempii isolate rLepKem1 chromosome 7, rLepKem1.hap2, whole genome shotgun sequence genome:
- the PCBD1 gene encoding pterin-4-alpha-carbinolamine dehydratase: MAGKAHRLSTDEREQLLPNLKAVGWNEVEGRDAIFKEFHFKDFSRAFGFMTRVALQAEKLDHHPEWFNVYSKVHIILSTHECAGLSERDINLASFIEQVAASLS, translated from the exons ATG GCAGGAAAAGCCCACAGGTTGAGCACTGATGAGAGGGAGCAACTGTTGCCAAACCTGAAAGCTGTAGGGTGGAATGAGGTGGAAGGGAGAGATGCCATCTTCAAAGAGTTCCATTTCAAGGACTTCAGTCGG GCCTTTGGGTTCATGACCAGAGTAGCTTTGCAAGCAGAAAAACTGGACCACCACCCTGAATGGTTCAACGTTTACAGCAAG gttCACATTATCCTGAGCACACACGAATGTGCAGGCTTATCCGAGCGGGATATCAATTTGGCCAGTTTCATAGAGCAAGTTGCAGCTTCTCTGTCTTGA
- the SGPL1 gene encoding sphingosine-1-phosphate lyase 1 isoform X2 — protein sequence MYLEKARSFVNGQCAGIEPWQLIGSTFASTLVVVWLHSILFQPESLTSRSKKWFFKTLRKLPFLGAIIQKQFNKALDDVASGLHFLNDGKGYIKALPAQGMSQPVLLEKMKEYSSMGKVHWEDGKVSGTVYSGEEKLTHLLVKVYEEFAWSNPLHPDVFPGLRKMEAEVVRMACTLFNGGPNSCGVMTSGGTESILMACKAYRDLAYERGIKHPEILVPVSVHAAFDKAAHYFGLKIVHIPLTKTMQVDVQAMRRAISKNTAMLVCSAPQFPHGVMDPIEEVAKLALKYRIPFHVDACLGGFLIAFMEKAGFPLQRPFDFRVEGVTSISADTHKYGYAPKGSSVVLYSDKKYRHYQFFVAPDWQGGIYASPTIAGSRPGGIIAACWATMMYMGEDGYVEATKKVISTTRFIESGLRKIDNIQIFGKPEVSVISVGSDVFDIYRLSNLLSTRGWNLNVLQFPSSIHLCITLLHTKPGIAEQFLEDVQDCVLEIMKDPKAKTTGMGAIYGMAQSIPDRKMVSEISHAYLDCLYSTDVPSSDKHMNGSPGHS from the exons GTTTAACATCACGAAGTAAAAAATGGTTCTTTAAAACTCTAAGAAAACTGCCTTTTCTTGGCGCCATA ataCAGAAGCAGTTTAACAAGGCCTTGGATGATGTAGCCTCTGGTTTGCACTTCCTGAATGATGGAAAGGGTTATATCAAAGCATTGCCAGCTCAAGGCATGAGCCAACCTGTACTACTAGAGAAGATGAAGGAGTACAGCTCTATGG gTAAAGTACATTGGGAGGATGGGAAAGTCTCTGGGACAGTATACAGCGGGGAAGAGAAACTCACTCACTTGCTAGTGAAG GTTTATGAGGAGTTTGCATGGAGTAATCCCCTTCATCCAGATGTGTTTCCAGGCCTGAGGAAGATGGAAGCGGAGGTGGTGAGGATGGCCTGCACACTCTTCAATGGGGGACCTAATTCCTGTGGAGTA ATGACCTCTGGTGGGACTGAGAGCATTTTAATGGCCTGTAAAGCCTACAGGGATCTAGCCTATGAGAGAGGAATCAAGCACCCAGAAAT ACTGGTTCCAGTAAGTGTTCATGCAGCATTCGATAAAGCAGCTCATTATTTTGGACTGAAGATTGTGCACATACCGTTGACCAAGACCATGCAAGTGGATGTTCAG GCAATGAGAAGGGCTATTTCGAAGAATACTGCAATGCTGGTCTGTTCCGCTCCCCAGTTCCCCCATGGAGTTATGGACCCAATTGAGGAGGTGGCAAAG CTGGCACTGAAGTATAGAATCCCCTTCCATGTGGATGCCTGTCTGGGTGGCTTCCtcattgctttcatggagaaGGCAGGGTTTCCACTACAGCGTCCATTTGACTTCCGTGTGGAAGGCGTGACTAGCATTTCTGCAGACACCCACAAG TACGGCTATGCCCCGAAAGGCTCTTCAGTGGTATTGTACAGTGACAAGAAATACAGGCACTATCAGTTCTTTGTTGCACCTGACTGGCAAGGGGGCATTTATGCCTCCCCAACCATTGCTGGCTCCAGGCCTGGTGGCATCATTGCAGCTTGCTGGGCAACCATGATGTACATGGGAGAAGACGGTTATGTTGAGGCTACTAAGAAGGTCATTAGTACTACACGGTTCATTGAATCAGG GTTGCGGAAAATTGACAACATCCAAATCTTTGGGAAACCTGAGGTGTCTGTCATCTCTGTCGGATCAGATGTTTTTGACATCTATCGGTTGTCAAATTTGTTAAGCACTAGAGGATGGAACTTAAATGTCCTGCAGTTCCCGTCAAG CATCCATCTCTGCATTACGCTGTTGCACACAAAACCTGGCATTGCAGAACAATTCTTGGAGGATGTCCAAGACTGTGTCTTAGAGATCATGAAGGACCCTAAAGCCAAGACCACTGGCATG gGTGCCATCTATGGAATGGCGCAGTCCATCCCGGACAGGAAGATGGTATCAGAGATTTCTCATGCATACTTGGACTGCCTCTATAGCACAGACGTCCCTTCTAGTGACAAACACATGAACGGTTCTCCTGGACACTCCTGA
- the SGPL1 gene encoding sphingosine-1-phosphate lyase 1 isoform X1 — protein MDTFVPYKEIILMYLEKARSFVNGQCAGIEPWQLIGSTFASTLVVVWLHSILFQPESLTSRSKKWFFKTLRKLPFLGAIIQKQFNKALDDVASGLHFLNDGKGYIKALPAQGMSQPVLLEKMKEYSSMGKVHWEDGKVSGTVYSGEEKLTHLLVKVYEEFAWSNPLHPDVFPGLRKMEAEVVRMACTLFNGGPNSCGVMTSGGTESILMACKAYRDLAYERGIKHPEILVPVSVHAAFDKAAHYFGLKIVHIPLTKTMQVDVQAMRRAISKNTAMLVCSAPQFPHGVMDPIEEVAKLALKYRIPFHVDACLGGFLIAFMEKAGFPLQRPFDFRVEGVTSISADTHKYGYAPKGSSVVLYSDKKYRHYQFFVAPDWQGGIYASPTIAGSRPGGIIAACWATMMYMGEDGYVEATKKVISTTRFIESGLRKIDNIQIFGKPEVSVISVGSDVFDIYRLSNLLSTRGWNLNVLQFPSSIHLCITLLHTKPGIAEQFLEDVQDCVLEIMKDPKAKTTGMGAIYGMAQSIPDRKMVSEISHAYLDCLYSTDVPSSDKHMNGSPGHS, from the exons GTTTAACATCACGAAGTAAAAAATGGTTCTTTAAAACTCTAAGAAAACTGCCTTTTCTTGGCGCCATA ataCAGAAGCAGTTTAACAAGGCCTTGGATGATGTAGCCTCTGGTTTGCACTTCCTGAATGATGGAAAGGGTTATATCAAAGCATTGCCAGCTCAAGGCATGAGCCAACCTGTACTACTAGAGAAGATGAAGGAGTACAGCTCTATGG gTAAAGTACATTGGGAGGATGGGAAAGTCTCTGGGACAGTATACAGCGGGGAAGAGAAACTCACTCACTTGCTAGTGAAG GTTTATGAGGAGTTTGCATGGAGTAATCCCCTTCATCCAGATGTGTTTCCAGGCCTGAGGAAGATGGAAGCGGAGGTGGTGAGGATGGCCTGCACACTCTTCAATGGGGGACCTAATTCCTGTGGAGTA ATGACCTCTGGTGGGACTGAGAGCATTTTAATGGCCTGTAAAGCCTACAGGGATCTAGCCTATGAGAGAGGAATCAAGCACCCAGAAAT ACTGGTTCCAGTAAGTGTTCATGCAGCATTCGATAAAGCAGCTCATTATTTTGGACTGAAGATTGTGCACATACCGTTGACCAAGACCATGCAAGTGGATGTTCAG GCAATGAGAAGGGCTATTTCGAAGAATACTGCAATGCTGGTCTGTTCCGCTCCCCAGTTCCCCCATGGAGTTATGGACCCAATTGAGGAGGTGGCAAAG CTGGCACTGAAGTATAGAATCCCCTTCCATGTGGATGCCTGTCTGGGTGGCTTCCtcattgctttcatggagaaGGCAGGGTTTCCACTACAGCGTCCATTTGACTTCCGTGTGGAAGGCGTGACTAGCATTTCTGCAGACACCCACAAG TACGGCTATGCCCCGAAAGGCTCTTCAGTGGTATTGTACAGTGACAAGAAATACAGGCACTATCAGTTCTTTGTTGCACCTGACTGGCAAGGGGGCATTTATGCCTCCCCAACCATTGCTGGCTCCAGGCCTGGTGGCATCATTGCAGCTTGCTGGGCAACCATGATGTACATGGGAGAAGACGGTTATGTTGAGGCTACTAAGAAGGTCATTAGTACTACACGGTTCATTGAATCAGG GTTGCGGAAAATTGACAACATCCAAATCTTTGGGAAACCTGAGGTGTCTGTCATCTCTGTCGGATCAGATGTTTTTGACATCTATCGGTTGTCAAATTTGTTAAGCACTAGAGGATGGAACTTAAATGTCCTGCAGTTCCCGTCAAG CATCCATCTCTGCATTACGCTGTTGCACACAAAACCTGGCATTGCAGAACAATTCTTGGAGGATGTCCAAGACTGTGTCTTAGAGATCATGAAGGACCCTAAAGCCAAGACCACTGGCATG gGTGCCATCTATGGAATGGCGCAGTCCATCCCGGACAGGAAGATGGTATCAGAGATTTCTCATGCATACTTGGACTGCCTCTATAGCACAGACGTCCCTTCTAGTGACAAACACATGAACGGTTCTCCTGGACACTCCTGA